From one Pontibacillus sp. HMF3514 genomic stretch:
- a CDS encoding vitamin B12-dependent ribonucleotide reductase gives MQAVKDALNNINVERLNEDIRLFSQVHPITPDMNITHSGVSRLVMLDRYAFKDTEKITLTPGDFVVLTIKEDPKFPARGLGIIKSIDWENAKAEVHVDSEFVHVLDQEEERETGIISRPLDIIDKPLEIYYEQIALRNATGLSSVEETEEKEKEWQEHFYQELSNLNFIPAGRVLYGAGANTDVTYFNCYVMPFIQDSREGISDHRKQVMEIMSRGGGVGTNGSTLRPRNALARGVNGKSSGSVSWLDDIAKLTHLVEQGGSRRGAQMIMLADWHPDIIEFIISKMQNPRILRFLIQSTEDDAIKKQAEAKLKFTPLSESERDMYQGIVNYKNIEGQGGFTNKVIADAEEKLHEGGTYSVHNSEFLTGANISVCLTNDFMEAVENDGDYELRFPDVEQYNEADMKAYNENWHSVGDVREWEEMGYKIRTYRRLKAKELWNLINICATYSAEPGIFFIDNANEKTNATSYGQKVVATNPCGEQPLAPYSVCNLAAVNLASMADRESKTVDFEKLKSTVRTGVRMQDNVIDATPYFLEENKKQALGERRVGLGVMGLHDLLIYTETAYGSEEGNQVVDQIFETIATTAYRASIDLAKEKGSFPFLVGKTDEETHELRTRFINTGYMKDMPEDIRQGVLEHGIRNSHLLTVAPTGSTGTMVGVATGLEPYFSFSYFRSGRLGKFIEVKAEIVQEFLDENPDQDPNNLPDWFVTAMELAPESHADTQCVIQRWVDSSISKTVNAPKGYSVEQVENVYQRLYRGGAKGGTVYVDGSRDAQVLTLKAEENGVEEQQELFEDEKPKVVLMDTVHELDKTDVTIGSEVGNTCPVCREGKIQDVGGCNTCTNCGAQLKCGL, from the coding sequence ATGCAGGCGGTAAAAGATGCGCTTAATAACATTAATGTGGAGCGGTTGAATGAGGATATTCGTTTATTCTCACAAGTCCATCCTATCACCCCAGATATGAACATAACTCACTCAGGTGTATCCCGGTTAGTCATGCTTGATCGATACGCATTTAAAGATACGGAAAAAATCACATTAACTCCTGGCGATTTTGTCGTTCTAACAATCAAAGAGGATCCAAAGTTTCCAGCTCGTGGTTTAGGAATCATTAAGTCCATTGATTGGGAAAATGCGAAAGCTGAAGTACATGTTGATTCTGAATTTGTACATGTATTGGATCAAGAGGAAGAAAGGGAAACAGGCATCATCTCCAGACCTCTAGACATTATAGATAAGCCTCTGGAAATTTATTACGAGCAAATCGCTCTTAGAAATGCTACGGGCCTTTCTTCAGTTGAAGAAACTGAAGAAAAGGAAAAAGAATGGCAAGAACACTTTTATCAAGAACTATCTAACCTAAACTTCATTCCTGCTGGACGCGTGCTATACGGAGCGGGGGCAAATACAGATGTAACCTACTTTAACTGCTACGTAATGCCATTCATTCAAGACTCACGCGAAGGCATCTCCGATCACAGAAAGCAAGTGATGGAAATCATGAGCCGTGGTGGAGGCGTTGGTACAAACGGATCAACACTTCGACCTCGTAACGCACTAGCAAGAGGAGTAAACGGAAAATCTTCCGGCTCAGTTTCTTGGCTAGATGATATAGCAAAGCTCACACACCTAGTTGAGCAAGGTGGATCGCGCCGTGGAGCGCAAATGATCATGCTAGCTGACTGGCATCCTGATATTATTGAATTTATTATTTCGAAAATGCAAAACCCAAGAATCCTACGCTTCCTCATCCAAAGCACAGAGGATGATGCGATTAAAAAACAAGCAGAAGCGAAATTGAAGTTCACTCCTCTATCAGAGTCGGAACGCGATATGTATCAAGGAATCGTGAATTATAAAAACATTGAAGGCCAAGGCGGCTTCACAAATAAAGTGATCGCTGATGCAGAAGAAAAGCTTCATGAAGGTGGTACGTATTCTGTACACAACTCAGAGTTTTTAACAGGAGCGAACATCTCTGTTTGCTTAACAAATGACTTCATGGAAGCAGTTGAAAATGACGGTGATTATGAGCTTCGTTTCCCAGATGTGGAACAATACAATGAAGCAGACATGAAAGCTTACAATGAAAACTGGCATAGTGTTGGAGATGTGCGTGAATGGGAAGAAATGGGCTACAAAATCCGTACTTATCGCCGCTTAAAAGCGAAGGAACTATGGAATCTGATTAATATTTGTGCAACGTATTCAGCAGAGCCAGGTATCTTTTTCATTGATAATGCAAATGAAAAAACAAACGCAACAAGTTATGGACAAAAGGTTGTCGCAACTAACCCATGTGGAGAACAACCACTTGCACCATACTCTGTCTGTAACTTAGCTGCTGTGAATCTTGCTTCAATGGCTGATCGTGAGTCTAAGACTGTAGACTTTGAAAAGCTAAAAAGCACAGTTCGTACAGGTGTAAGAATGCAGGATAATGTAATCGACGCCACACCTTATTTCTTAGAAGAAAATAAAAAGCAAGCACTTGGTGAACGCCGTGTAGGCTTAGGAGTAATGGGCTTGCATGATCTGCTCATCTATACAGAAACAGCATATGGTTCAGAAGAAGGGAACCAAGTAGTCGATCAGATTTTTGAAACAATCGCGACGACAGCTTATCGTGCTTCTATTGACCTTGCAAAAGAAAAGGGAAGCTTCCCATTCTTAGTAGGAAAAACAGATGAGGAAACACATGAACTTCGAACACGCTTTATTAACACAGGCTATATGAAGGATATGCCTGAAGATATTCGACAGGGCGTATTGGAGCATGGAATCCGAAACTCTCACCTGCTAACGGTAGCACCAACTGGCTCTACAGGAACTATGGTCGGCGTTGCAACGGGGCTTGAACCATACTTTTCCTTCTCTTACTTCAGAAGCGGTCGTCTAGGGAAGTTTATAGAAGTGAAGGCTGAAATCGTTCAAGAATTCTTAGACGAAAACCCAGACCAGGATCCGAACAACTTACCTGATTGGTTTGTAACAGCTATGGAGCTAGCTCCAGAGTCTCACGCGGATACACAATGTGTGATTCAACGTTGGGTAGACAGTTCAATTTCTAAGACCGTAAACGCACCAAAAGGTTATAGTGTAGAACAAGTAGAGAATGTTTATCAGCGTCTCTATCGCGGTGGTGCAAAAGGTGGTACGGTTTACGTTGATGGAAGCCGTGATGCACAAGTGTTAACACTGAAGGCTGAAGAAAATGGTGTGGAAGAACAACAAGAACTTTTTGAAGATGAAAAGCCAAAAGTGGTATTAATGGATACCGTTCATGAACTTGATAAAACCGATGTCACAATCGGTTCCGAAGTAGGAAACACTTGCCCAGTATGTCGTGAAGGTAAAATTCAAGACGTAGGTGGATGTAACACATGCACGAACTGTGGCGCTCAATTAAAATGTGGTTTATAA
- a CDS encoding rhodanese-like domain-containing protein, whose protein sequence is MWYLLAAIVAILGYAVFKYVMQRRYLKTLTEEEFKQGYRKAQLIDVREPNEFKGGHILGARNIPVTQLKQRLQEVRPDKPVYLYCQNGTRAARAANILHKKGYKDINQLQGGFKKWGGKIKTNS, encoded by the coding sequence ATGTGGTATTTACTAGCTGCTATTGTAGCGATTCTGGGATATGCTGTCTTCAAATATGTCATGCAAAGACGCTATCTTAAAACGCTTACTGAAGAAGAATTCAAACAGGGTTATCGTAAAGCTCAATTAATAGATGTCCGTGAACCAAATGAATTCAAAGGTGGACACATCCTAGGTGCTCGTAACATTCCAGTGACGCAATTGAAGCAACGTCTTCAAGAAGTACGTCCTGATAAACCCGTTTACCTTTATTGTCAAAACGGCACACGTGCTGCCCGCGCAGCGAATATCCTTCACAAAAAAGGATATAAGGATATAAACCAGCTTCAAGGTGGATTCAAAAAATGGGGCGGCAAAATTAAAACGAACTCTTAA
- a CDS encoding HAD family hydrolase, which yields MIQAVVFDLDDTLLWDKKSVKEAFKATCRMAEAKYNVDPEKLEEVVREEAKKLYATYETYEFTKNIGINPFEGLWGDFLDDDHHEQFQKMKEIVPIYRKEAWKRGLKQLGVQDEAFGEKLAKQFPIERRKNPFLYEESLRVLEQLKGEYKLFLLTNGSPDLQNNKLDMTPELAPYFDDIIISGAFGKGKPDPSIFEHALERMGISKDQAIMVGDNLNTDILGATRVGMKSVWINRENKEKIEVEPDYEIAHLEELFPVLDSLKK from the coding sequence ATGATACAAGCTGTTGTATTCGATCTTGATGATACGTTGCTTTGGGATAAAAAGAGTGTGAAAGAAGCTTTTAAAGCTACCTGCCGTATGGCTGAAGCAAAATATAATGTTGATCCTGAAAAGTTAGAAGAAGTAGTACGAGAAGAAGCTAAGAAACTATATGCAACTTACGAGACGTACGAATTTACCAAAAACATTGGGATTAATCCATTTGAAGGCTTATGGGGAGACTTTTTAGATGATGACCATCATGAGCAATTTCAAAAGATGAAGGAAATTGTCCCTATCTATAGGAAAGAAGCTTGGAAAAGAGGCTTAAAACAATTAGGGGTTCAAGATGAAGCGTTTGGTGAAAAACTAGCTAAACAATTCCCGATCGAACGTAGAAAGAACCCATTTCTCTATGAAGAGTCATTACGAGTGTTAGAGCAATTAAAAGGTGAGTATAAACTTTTCCTTTTAACAAATGGTTCACCTGATCTACAAAATAATAAGTTAGATATGACACCAGAACTTGCTCCTTATTTTGATGACATTATCATCTCAGGTGCCTTTGGAAAAGGGAAGCCCGATCCCTCTATCTTCGAGCATGCATTAGAAAGAATGGGAATATCTAAAGATCAAGCCATTATGGTTGGAGACAATTTAAACACGGATATTCTTGGAGCAACACGGGTTGGTATGAAGTCAGTGTGGATTAATCGAGAGAATAAAGAAAAAATTGAAGTCGAACCAGACTATGAAATAGCACATCTAGAAGAACTGTTTCCCGTTTTAGATTCACTAAAAAAATAA
- a CDS encoding phosphoglycerate dehydrogenase: protein MYNIQVYNSIADKGLAVLNEDTYQVGDVNDADAILLRSYKLNDESISSSVKAVARSGVGVNNIPVDQLTERGVVVFNTPGANANAVKELVLMSLIASSRNLFSAVSWTHGLQGNGSEVPKQVEEGKKGFVGTEVQGKRLGIIGVGAIGALVANDASSLGMDVMAYDPFISVNTAWQLSGDIKRANSLEDIFQTCDYITMHVPLTDETKEMLNADAFSKMKPGMKILNFSRGELVEENDLKDAIEDNIVDNYITDFPNEELLQMKNVTTIPHLGASTYESEENCAVMAADQIKQFLETGNIHNSVNFPNVHMPFKGRKRVSIVHQNIPNMVGQIASLLATQSINIADMVNRSKDEWAYTLIDLDQDILENKELIDLVENIEGVLHVRVI, encoded by the coding sequence ATGTATAACATTCAAGTCTATAATTCCATTGCAGACAAAGGGTTAGCCGTATTAAATGAGGATACTTATCAGGTAGGGGATGTAAATGATGCAGATGCTATTCTTCTTCGTAGTTACAAGCTAAATGATGAATCGATCTCTTCCTCTGTAAAAGCTGTTGCCAGATCAGGGGTAGGCGTGAATAATATTCCTGTAGATCAATTAACAGAAAGAGGCGTCGTAGTATTTAATACACCTGGTGCAAATGCAAACGCCGTAAAAGAGTTAGTATTGATGAGTTTAATTGCATCTTCAAGAAATTTGTTCTCTGCAGTTAGTTGGACACATGGCTTACAAGGGAATGGAAGTGAGGTTCCTAAACAGGTAGAAGAGGGGAAGAAAGGCTTTGTTGGTACAGAAGTTCAAGGGAAACGTTTAGGAATTATTGGTGTTGGAGCTATTGGCGCATTAGTAGCGAATGATGCATCCTCTCTAGGTATGGATGTTATGGCCTATGATCCATTTATTTCTGTTAACACAGCATGGCAGTTATCTGGTGATATAAAACGTGCCAATAGTCTAGAAGATATTTTCCAAACTTGCGATTATATCACCATGCATGTCCCGTTAACGGATGAGACAAAAGAAATGTTGAATGCAGATGCCTTTAGCAAAATGAAGCCAGGCATGAAAATATTAAACTTCTCTCGTGGCGAACTAGTTGAGGAGAACGATTTAAAGGATGCGATTGAAGACAATATTGTAGATAATTATATTACGGACTTCCCTAATGAGGAATTACTTCAAATGAAAAACGTAACGACTATACCTCATTTAGGAGCATCTACTTATGAATCTGAAGAGAACTGTGCTGTTATGGCTGCTGATCAAATCAAGCAATTTTTAGAAACTGGTAACATTCATAACTCGGTTAACTTCCCAAATGTACACATGCCGTTCAAAGGAAGAAAGCGTGTATCAATTGTCCATCAGAATATCCCGAACATGGTTGGACAAATTGCATCATTATTAGCAACACAGTCCATAAACATCGCGGACATGGTGAACCGTAGTAAAGATGAATGGGCCTATACGTTGATTGATTTAGACCAGGATATTTTAGAAAATAAAGAGTTGATTGATCTAGTGGAGAATATAGAAGGTGTTCTTCATGTAAGAGTCATATAA
- the serC gene encoding 3-phosphoserine/phosphohydroxythreonine transaminase, translating to MEQIYNFSAGPSVLPKPVLEKVQQELLSYQGLGMSVMEMSHRSSHFEEIIKQAEQLLRELMNIPDNYKVLFTQGGASLQFSMVPMNLMNQYKHAYYVNTGSWSEKAIKEAKKQGEVSILASSKDQNFTTIPSINKNDIDPNTDYVHITTNNTIKGTRFTEIPDTGDVPLVADMSSNILSEAFDISKFGLIYAGAQKNMAPAGVTVVIIREDLVGTHQEELPAMLDYETYANAGSLYNTPPTFQIYVTKLVLEWIKSLGGVEAIEKMNHEKASLLYNFIDQSSLFSNHVEKESRSLMNIPFTTNSKELDQEFIQLAESKGLLSLKGHRSTGGMRASLYNAMPLEGVQTLIDFMKEFEAKHQ from the coding sequence ATGGAACAAATTTATAACTTTTCAGCTGGACCATCTGTATTACCAAAACCAGTACTCGAAAAGGTACAACAAGAACTATTATCTTATCAAGGACTAGGAATGTCGGTTATGGAAATGAGCCATCGTTCCTCTCATTTTGAAGAAATTATTAAGCAGGCTGAACAATTATTAAGGGAGCTCATGAATATACCTGATAACTATAAAGTGCTCTTTACTCAGGGCGGTGCATCATTACAATTTTCAATGGTCCCAATGAATCTCATGAATCAATACAAACATGCCTATTATGTGAATACAGGATCATGGTCTGAAAAGGCAATAAAAGAAGCGAAAAAACAAGGTGAAGTATCAATATTAGCTTCCTCTAAGGATCAAAACTTCACAACAATTCCTTCTATAAATAAGAATGATATAGATCCGAATACAGATTATGTCCATATCACTACAAACAACACAATAAAAGGAACGCGTTTTACGGAAATACCAGACACAGGTGATGTGCCTCTAGTAGCAGATATGTCATCAAATATTTTATCTGAAGCTTTTGATATTTCAAAATTTGGTCTAATTTATGCCGGTGCACAAAAGAATATGGCGCCTGCTGGTGTAACCGTTGTGATTATAAGAGAAGACTTAGTTGGAACTCATCAAGAAGAGCTCCCAGCTATGTTAGATTATGAAACCTATGCAAATGCTGGATCACTATATAACACTCCACCAACATTTCAAATCTATGTAACAAAACTAGTTCTTGAATGGATCAAGAGCTTAGGTGGGGTAGAAGCAATTGAAAAAATGAATCATGAGAAGGCTTCGTTGCTTTATAACTTTATAGATCAATCATCATTGTTTTCCAATCATGTAGAGAAAGAAAGCCGTTCTTTAATGAACATTCCTTTTACAACGAATTCTAAAGAGTTAGATCAAGAATTTATTCAATTAGCTGAATCGAAAGGACTTCTTTCATTAAAAGGTCACCGTTCAACAGGTGGTATGCGTGCAAGCTTATACAATGCTATGCCTTTAGAAGGCGTCCAAACACTTATAGATTTCATGAAAGAATTCGAAGCAAAACACCAATAA
- the gcvPB gene encoding aminomethyl-transferring glycine dehydrogenase subunit GcvPB: MHNQDFPVIFEYSQEGRVGYSLPELDVPEVDIELDDAYVRKNDADLPEVSELQIMRHYTGLSKRNHGVDSGFYPLGSCTMKYNPKINEDVARMPGFSHVHPLQRPESSQGALELMYDLQTHLEEITGMHQVTLQPAAGAHGEWTGLMMIRAFHEKNGDYNRTKVIVPDSAHGTNPASATVAGFEAVTVKSNENGLVDLEDLKRVVDDQTAALMLTNPNTLGLFEEHILEMASIVHEAGGRLYYDGANLNAIMGYARPGDMGFDVVHLNLHKTFTGPHGGGGPGSGPVGVSEELAPYLPKPILTKKDDQFVFDGDRPDSIGRVKPYYGNFGINVRAYTYIRTMGPEGLRQVSEYAVVNANYMMRELQKEFDLPFTQHCKHEFVLSGKRQKKLGVRTLDMAKRLLDFGYHPPTIYFPLNVEEAMMVEPTETESKETLDEFIEAMRQISKEAEENPEIVQEAPHTTVVSRMDETTAARKPVLRYEKHLEE, encoded by the coding sequence ATGCATAATCAAGATTTTCCGGTTATTTTCGAATATAGCCAAGAGGGTCGTGTCGGTTATAGCTTACCAGAGTTAGATGTTCCAGAAGTCGATATTGAACTTGATGACGCTTATGTACGAAAAAATGACGCTGATTTACCTGAAGTAAGTGAACTGCAGATTATGCGTCATTACACAGGTCTTTCTAAACGAAACCATGGTGTGGATTCTGGTTTCTATCCACTTGGTTCCTGTACCATGAAATATAATCCGAAGATCAACGAAGATGTAGCACGTATGCCTGGCTTTAGTCATGTGCATCCATTACAACGTCCAGAATCTTCACAAGGTGCCTTAGAGTTAATGTACGATCTTCAAACACATCTGGAAGAGATTACGGGCATGCACCAAGTGACATTGCAACCAGCTGCTGGGGCACATGGAGAATGGACCGGATTAATGATGATCCGAGCATTCCATGAAAAGAATGGTGATTACAATCGTACAAAAGTTATTGTTCCTGACTCTGCACACGGGACAAACCCAGCATCAGCTACCGTAGCTGGCTTTGAAGCTGTAACGGTTAAATCGAATGAAAATGGTCTTGTTGATTTAGAAGACTTAAAGCGTGTTGTAGATGATCAAACAGCTGCACTTATGCTTACAAACCCAAATACGCTAGGACTGTTTGAAGAGCATATTCTTGAAATGGCAAGCATTGTTCACGAAGCAGGCGGTCGCCTCTATTACGATGGGGCTAACCTAAATGCAATCATGGGATACGCTCGTCCAGGAGACATGGGCTTTGATGTTGTTCACTTGAATCTGCATAAAACATTCACAGGTCCTCATGGTGGCGGTGGCCCAGGATCTGGTCCAGTAGGAGTTTCCGAAGAGTTGGCTCCATATCTACCAAAACCGATCCTTACGAAAAAAGATGATCAATTCGTATTTGACGGAGACCGTCCAGATTCCATTGGTCGCGTGAAACCTTACTACGGTAACTTCGGTATTAATGTTCGTGCTTATACGTATATTCGTACAATGGGACCTGAAGGATTACGTCAGGTAAGTGAATATGCTGTTGTGAACGCAAACTATATGATGAGAGAACTTCAGAAAGAATTCGATCTTCCTTTCACACAGCATTGTAAACACGAATTCGTTTTATCTGGTAAACGTCAGAAAAAATTAGGCGTTCGTACACTAGACATGGCAAAACGCCTGCTTGATTTCGGGTATCATCCACCTACAATCTACTTCCCTCTGAACGTAGAGGAAGCTATGATGGTAGAACCAACTGAAACCGAATCAAAAGAAACGTTAGATGAATTTATCGAAGCAATGAGACAGATCTCTAAAGAAGCAGAAGAAAACCCAGAAATCGTACAAGAAGCTCCTCATACCACGGTAGTCAGCCGTATGGATGAAACAACAGCTGCTCGTAAACCAGTTTTACGTTACGAGAAGCATTTAGAAGAATAA
- the gcvPA gene encoding aminomethyl-transferring glycine dehydrogenase subunit GcvPA — protein sequence MTYRYLPMTEQDKKAMLDSIGVQSSEELFQDIPEKVRFRGELNIKKALSEPELVREMSRLANRNVNTKDYTSFLGAGVYDHYIPSIVDHVISRSEFYTAYTPYQPEISQGELQAIFEFQTMISELTGMDIANSSMYDGGTALAEAVNLSAGQTKKKKIIVSKTVHPQSREVIHSYAKGPNLEVIEIDEKDGVTDLEAVKREIDENTASVVIQYPNFYGQIEPLAEVQDIISQQKKTMFIVSSNPLSLGYLTPPGEFGADIVVGDAQVFGIPAQFGGPHCGYFATTKKLMRKVPGRLVGQTKDEEGRRGFVLTLQAREQHIRRDKATSNICSNQALNALASSVALSALGKQGLKEMAYQNMQKARYAYAKLQEANIPVKYHGPFFNELVVQFSDSVTSINEKLEEKGFIGGFDLETVDENMKGAMLIAVTELRTKDEIDHFVQELGDVYA from the coding sequence ATGACCTATCGTTATTTACCGATGACTGAACAGGATAAAAAGGCAATGCTTGATTCCATAGGGGTTCAGTCATCTGAAGAGTTATTTCAAGACATACCTGAAAAAGTGCGTTTTCGTGGGGAATTAAATATCAAAAAAGCGCTAAGTGAACCTGAACTCGTACGAGAAATGTCTCGCTTGGCCAATCGAAACGTTAACACAAAAGATTACACATCCTTTTTAGGAGCGGGTGTATATGATCACTACATTCCATCGATTGTAGATCATGTCATCTCACGCTCTGAATTTTACACAGCTTATACGCCTTATCAACCTGAGATTTCTCAAGGGGAACTACAAGCGATTTTCGAATTCCAAACAATGATCTCTGAATTAACAGGCATGGATATTGCGAACTCTTCCATGTACGACGGCGGTACAGCATTAGCTGAAGCGGTGAATTTAAGTGCAGGCCAGACGAAAAAGAAAAAAATTATCGTTTCGAAAACTGTACACCCTCAGTCGCGTGAAGTTATCCATTCCTATGCTAAAGGTCCAAACCTTGAGGTAATAGAGATCGATGAAAAAGATGGCGTAACGGACCTAGAAGCTGTTAAGCGTGAAATTGATGAGAATACAGCGAGTGTGGTTATTCAATATCCAAACTTCTATGGACAAATTGAGCCCCTTGCAGAAGTGCAAGACATCATTTCTCAGCAAAAGAAAACGATGTTCATCGTATCTAGTAACCCACTTTCATTAGGCTATTTAACGCCTCCAGGTGAATTTGGTGCAGATATTGTAGTGGGAGATGCGCAAGTATTCGGTATTCCAGCACAATTTGGTGGACCACATTGTGGGTATTTTGCAACAACGAAAAAGTTAATGCGTAAAGTTCCAGGTCGCCTTGTAGGTCAAACAAAAGATGAAGAAGGCCGTCGTGGTTTCGTATTAACGCTACAAGCTCGTGAACAACATATCCGCCGTGATAAAGCGACATCGAATATCTGTTCAAACCAGGCACTTAATGCATTAGCTTCATCTGTAGCGCTAAGTGCTCTAGGGAAACAAGGGTTAAAAGAAATGGCTTATCAAAACATGCAAAAGGCACGTTATGCATATGCGAAGTTACAAGAAGCAAACATTCCTGTGAAGTATCATGGACCATTCTTTAATGAGCTAGTAGTTCAGTTCTCTGACTCTGTTACTTCTATTAATGAGAAGTTAGAAGAGAAAGGATTTATCGGTGGTTTTGATCTTGAAACGGTTGATGAGAACATGAAAGGCGCAATGCTTATCGCTGTAACAGAGCTGCGTACTAAGGACGAAATTGATCACTTCGTTCAAGAATTGGGGGATGTATATGCATAA
- the gcvT gene encoding glycine cleavage system aminomethyltransferase GcvT, with product MSELKRTPLFPEYERSGAKTIDFGGWDLPVQFSSIKEEHEATRTKAGLFDVSHMGEILVEGPESEAFLQKMLTNDVSKLTVNRAQYTIMCYENGGTVDDLLVYKLDEQKYLLVVNAANTQKDFDWLKQHLTEDATMENHSDHYVQLALQGPKAEEILQRLTDEDLSEIKFFRFKQDVDFKGIEHKAIVSRTGYTGEDGFEIYIDQSSGGALWRAILEEGKGEGVQPIGLGARDTLRFEANLPLYGQELSPDITPVEAGMGFAVKAKKEADFIGKEVLAKQKEEGPARKLVGIEMIDKGIPRTDYPVYVGEEEVGFVTTGTQSPTLDKRIGLALLPVKYTEEGQEVEVQVRKRRLRAKVVPTPFYKR from the coding sequence ATGTCTGAATTAAAACGAACACCACTGTTTCCGGAATATGAAAGATCGGGTGCAAAAACCATCGATTTTGGTGGTTGGGACCTTCCTGTACAATTTTCTTCAATTAAAGAAGAACATGAAGCAACTCGTACAAAAGCAGGTTTATTCGATGTTTCTCATATGGGGGAGATTTTAGTCGAGGGACCTGAAAGTGAAGCATTTTTACAAAAGATGCTGACAAACGATGTATCCAAACTAACTGTTAACCGTGCTCAATATACAATCATGTGTTATGAAAATGGTGGAACAGTAGATGATTTATTAGTCTATAAGCTTGATGAACAAAAATATTTACTTGTAGTGAATGCTGCAAATACACAAAAAGATTTTGATTGGTTGAAGCAACATCTTACAGAAGATGCAACCATGGAAAACCACTCTGACCATTATGTGCAATTAGCTTTGCAAGGTCCGAAAGCCGAAGAAATTTTGCAACGTTTAACAGACGAAGACCTATCAGAAATTAAGTTCTTCCGTTTCAAGCAAGACGTTGACTTTAAAGGGATCGAGCACAAAGCAATCGTTTCTCGTACTGGATATACAGGAGAGGACGGCTTTGAAATTTATATTGATCAGTCTTCCGGTGGTGCACTTTGGAGAGCCATTTTAGAAGAAGGAAAAGGCGAAGGCGTACAGCCAATTGGTCTTGGAGCTCGAGACACACTACGTTTTGAAGCAAATTTACCATTATACGGCCAGGAACTGAGTCCAGACATTACACCTGTTGAAGCCGGCATGGGATTTGCTGTTAAAGCGAAAAAAGAAGCGGACTTTATCGGTAAAGAAGTGTTAGCCAAACAAAAAGAAGAAGGACCTGCTCGTAAGCTTGTAGGAATTGAAATGATTGATAAAGGAATTCCTCGTACGGACTATCCAGTATATGTTGGGGAAGAGGAAGTAGGCTTTGTAACAACAGGTACGCAATCACCTACTCTTGATAAGAGAATCGGTCTTGCATTACTTCCTGTGAAATATACAGAAGAAGGGCAAGAAGTAGAAGTTCAAGTACGTAAGCGTCGTTTACGTGCGAAAGTTGTTCCAACACCATTTTATAAGCGTTAA